One Megalobrama amblycephala isolate DHTTF-2021 linkage group LG15, ASM1881202v1, whole genome shotgun sequence genomic window, AATGGCTTTAAGCACATTAAATAAAGTCTTACCTTAAATGTAAAACTGCACAAAGATTTTATGAGGGTTTGctaaaagaaaatatcattaactcagtataaaaacaatagaagtcTAAGCCCACACTGTATGTGTTTAATATCAATAAAGCCTTTTTgacattaaacacacacacacatacacactgttTCTAAATGGTCATCAAACAACTTTGTCTAATACTAGGCTGTTTCTAAATAATTAAACACAACAATAACATGATCATATCCACCATCATTTATTAGCTTGCTGAAACGTTTACCTTGTTAAAGAGCGACCTCTGCTGAGCACTTGTCAGAACACTGGGGGaccattttttgttttatatatatatatatatatatatatatatatatatatatatatatatatatatatatatatatagtattatatatatatatagtgaagaTGCCTTCACTTTAATACATAAAGATTCAGCTAACTcagtaatttaattaataacttAGTTTTAAGAAGTTATCTAATGaaaatttgctcttttttttgtATGATAAACAGAAACGCTACTTTCATGACAAATATTTCCACATGcatctcacatttcttctgaaattCTATAATTCTATATATAGGCTACTACTTTAAAACAATAGCTTACAACATATAACGTTTGGTAGCATTCATAATTGCTTGGATAATGTGCAAACATTAGTATCATCTGTGTCAAAACGCATCTGCCCTATATCTCTATCTATTCTTCGCGTCGAAGGTTCCGGCGCTCGAGCTCGAGAAGGTTCTGGAGCGCCACCGTTTATATAAGAGCGACAGCGCGCGCTGCGTTCAGCCAGCAGAACaacactgagagagagagagagagagagagacgaacCCGACGACAAGGCGAACCGGCTTTTCCTCTCCTTTTATTTGAGTGAGTATTATCAAACTTATAACATGCACAAATACAATCTTGAGGCTTTAGCTTAAAGTGTTCTCTAGACTTATTCACAAATTTATCAGTTTCGAGTAATGTGTGACACGTTAGTTTCTCTTAAGAACTAACAGTGTGCGACCAATATCCTCAATAAACCTGCACTAATATTAATGTTATCATATATATGTCTAGTGGCATGATTAAACATGGTTTAAAGCTTAACAATGGCATTTGCATACTCTTGAAGTGAGCAAgactgttgttgttatttttcagTATAGCCTACTGTAGCTGATTCTTATCAAAGATGGTTCGAGAAACCGGTTACTACGACCTGCTCGGCGTGAGTCCTAAAGCCTCGCTGGACGAGATCAAAAAGGCATATCGGAAACTGGCATTGAAATATCACCCGGATAAGAACCCGAATGAAGGCGAGAAAGTAAGTGGAGGTGCTGAACCACATACATAGTGTTTCACGTTGTCATGTACAGCGACAGCAGTGAGAGGAACTTTCTGGAAGTGTCCCGAACACTCATGCGAGCCGGCGAAGGATTACATTCTGTGCATTGCTTTGAGATCCATCCACATTTATAGATATATAGTTAatgctttgtattttgtttttgttttgaataaagaaataaaaggcGAAGAAGTCCCCGAACAGTGATAAGGTGGGGAAAAACACGAATGGATTTATAGGtgcttcattttatttaatgatgttgttttattttagttataggtttatttttttttgaacattttaaggGAATAGACCAAACTGCCAATTGCCAAAAATAAATAgccacaaataaaaaataacggaggaaaaaaaataccaaataaataaataaaagttaaaaaagggcaaaaacaacaaaaatgcaataaaaataaagagttgtgaaaaaaaaattgtttaattttggggggaaaatttaagtaaaaatgcagtaaaaaaatGGCTAAGGAACAGAAGAAAGCACAGAAAGATGAAGGGAAAAAGACTAAAAGGCACTAAGGTGTTTAGTGTATCCAGAACACATTTGATCTGCTATATGCAGCATGGAAACTGATCTGGGAAATGTTTTTCCTGGGACGTGTTTTTGCATGCATTATTAAAGGAGTAATATTATAATCTTTTCTATTCCCCAGTTCAAACTCATATCACAAGCCTATGAGGTCCTGTCAGATCCCAAAAAGCGGGATTTGTATGACCAAGGTGGTGAACAAGCCATCAAGGAGGGAGGCATGGCAGGAGGAGAATCTCCCATGGACATTTTCAACATGTTCTTTGGTGGTGGAGGCAGAATGCAGAGAGAAAGGAGAGGTGAGACATATATTTATTGCACCAGCAGTGAGCAACTGTGAAATGTCCCCCCATGGGAAGTCTAAACATAACgtttgggggggggggtcttAAATATAGTTTACGCACTTCACAGTTTAAGTGTAGTATTTCATATCCATACTGTGGTTAACTTCTATGGTAATATTTTGTCTTATTCAGGTAAGAATGTGGTTCACCAGCTTGGGGTCACGCTGGAGGAATTGTACAACGGCTCAACGAGGAAACTTGGTCTTCAGAAGAATGTTATCTGTGAGAAATGTGAAGGTAAGAACGGTTACTAGTTCCTTTGTGCACCTCTATTTAGTAATATTATagttagttcacttcagaattaaaatgtcctgataatttactcacccccatgtcatccaagatgttcatgtctttctttcttcagtggaaaagaaatgaaggtttttgagaaaaaaattccaggatttttctccatatagtggtcttcaacagttaccaatgggttgaaggtccaaattacagtttcagtgcagctttaaagagctctacatgatcccagctgaggaataagggtcttatctagtgaaacaatcagtcattttctaaaaaaaaaaaaaaaaaaaaaaaaaaaaaattgcatactttttaaccacaaatgctcgtcttgcactgctctgcgatgcgccacaaattacataataatgttggaaaggtcacgtgtgacgtagtaccgatccagtgtctacaaagtgaacgtgcaaagacaaacagcctttacaataaaataaaaggaaaacAACGATGCCGGACAATGTTGGAGGAAAAAATGGGGTACTTCAGCCTatgtcacgcatgacctttctaacgtgattacgtaatgtgtggcacatcgcagagctagtgcaagatgagcatttgtggttaaatagtatatacatttttatttatttttttagaaaatgactgattgtttcacttgataagatccttattccatgtctgggatcgtgtagagacattagaagctgcactgaaactgtaatttggaccttcaacccattgaaccccattaaagtccactatatggagaaaaataccggaatgttttcctcaaaaatccTAATTTCTTTCCGACTGAAGAAATGAAAGACacaaacatcttgaatgacatggggcgagtaaatgataaaaaaattttaactccaaagtggactaatcctttaaagaccCAATGTCGATTTATCGATTTAAGATGTGAAATTTAAGATGTGAATGGTTGCAGGTTATGGAGGCAAAAAAGGCACAATTGAAAAATGCTCAACTTGCAAAGGAAGAGGGGTTCAGGTCCAGGTACAACAGATTGGACCCGGAATGATCCAGCAGATTCAGAGCATGTGCTCGGATTGCCAAGGACAAGGAGAGAGGTTCAACTCCAAGGACCGCTGCAAAAACTGCAATGGACACAAAGTAGAGCGCAAGAAGAAGATTCTTGAAGTCCACATTGACAAAGGTAGAAGAACACAAACTTTTCTTAGAAACTTAGGCTCTAGCTTCTGTTTCAATTATTTGGAGCAAACGTTCCAGAAGTATATGAATAATGGTCTTTATTACAGGTATGAAGGATGGGCAGAAAATCACATTCCATGGAGAAGGAGATCAAGAGCCTGGACTGGAGCCTGGTGATGTTATAATCGTACTAGACTTGAAGGAACACCCTGTCTTCCAAAGGCAAGATGACAATCTCGTCATGAAGATGAAGATCAAGCTGGTAGAGGCACTCTGTGGGTTTAAAAAGACAATCCATACTCTCGATAACAGATCGCTGCTCATCCATTCATCTCCAGGTATTTCATATGTACCATTGTATAATTgatttttcaaataatatttagtcatttgaattaaaattaaatatatttcccCTCCTACTATTcatgtgaatatttaaattaatatttagtacataaaatatttgattgaaattaattactttaattttaaatcatttgttgttgttttttgttttttgtttttttaggtcAAGTTATAAAACCTAATGatctaaaatgtatttataatgaGGGCATGCCTCTGTACAGAGAGCCTTATGAGAAAGGTCTTCTCATCATACAGTTTGAGGTAAGTCTGTACCCTGTGTTATAcgttttttggggttttttgagagagagagaaataaaagaaaaatcggattttttttttttttttttgtgaaaaataaaatatggagaagaaaaaatgtgtgtgaaacAACGTGTGAAAGTATAGAGCCCCATACATGAGAcacagacaaaaatatatattgtgacAACAAATTAAGAATTAGTTTCCACGAATTAAGGATTAATTCTctcattttagtaaatcatagtcatgacttactaattcgttccctcatttTAGTTAAATCTGGTCACAGATTAAAGGGtgaattcacccaaaaatgaaaaaagtcattaattacttaccctcatgttgctaAAACACgcaagacattcgttcatcttcataacacaaattttttttttttttccaaattaaatctgagagatttctgttcctccatttaCAGTACATGGAACTACTACTTTTGCGCttcaaaaaagttcataaagagatcgtaaaactaatccatatgaattgagcgtttagtccaaattttctgaaaagacacgagcactttatatgatgaacagattt contains:
- the dnaja gene encoding dnaJ homolog subfamily A member 4 isoform X1 translates to MVRETGYYDLLGVSPKASLDEIKKAYRKLALKYHPDKNPNEGEKFKLISQAYEVLSDPKKRDLYDQGGEQAIKEGGMAGGESPMDIFNMFFGGGGRMQRERRGKNVVHQLGVTLEELYNGSTRKLGLQKNVICEKCEGYGGKKGTIEKCSTCKGRGVQVQVQQIGPGMIQQIQSMCSDCQGQGERFNSKDRCKNCNGHKVERKKKILEVHIDKGMKDGQKITFHGEGDQEPGLEPGDVIIVLDLKEHPVFQRQDDNLVMKMKIKLVEALCGFKKTIHTLDNRSLLIHSSPGQVIKPNDLKCIYNEGMPLYREPYEKGLLIIQFEIEFPDKHWLPEHMLPDLERLLPVRDHVMMSDDMEEVDLCEVDYERQKRNHSGEAYDEDEGPRHGGVQCQTQ
- the dnaja gene encoding dnaJ homolog subfamily A member 4 isoform X2 produces the protein MAGGESPMDIFNMFFGGGGRMQRERRGKNVVHQLGVTLEELYNGSTRKLGLQKNVICEKCEGYGGKKGTIEKCSTCKGRGVQVQVQQIGPGMIQQIQSMCSDCQGQGERFNSKDRCKNCNGHKVERKKKILEVHIDKGMKDGQKITFHGEGDQEPGLEPGDVIIVLDLKEHPVFQRQDDNLVMKMKIKLVEALCGFKKTIHTLDNRSLLIHSSPGQVIKPNDLKCIYNEGMPLYREPYEKGLLIIQFEIEFPDKHWLPEHMLPDLERLLPVRDHVMMSDDMEEVDLCEVDYERQKRNHSGEAYDEDEGPRHGGVQCQTQ